The genomic stretch aaagtgtgaggtgattcactttggaaggagtaacaggaatgcagagtactgggctaatgggaagattcttggtagtgtagatgaacagagagatcttggtgtccaggtgcataaatccctgaaggttgctaaccaggttaagaggggtgttaagaaggcatatggtgtgttagcttttattagtaggggggtcgagtttcggagccacgaggtcatgctgcagctgtacaaaactctggtgagaccgcacctggagtattgcgtgcagttctggtcaccgcattataggaaggatgtggaagctacggaaagggtgcagaggagattgactaggatgttgcctggtatggaggggaggtcttacgaggaaaggctgagggacttgaggttgttttcgttggagagaaggaggaggagaggtgagttaatagagacatataagataatcagagggttagatagggtggatagtgagcgtctttttccttggatggtgatggcaaacacgaggggacatagcttcaagttgaggggtgatagatataggacagatgtgagaggtagtttctttactcagagagtagtaagggcgtggaacgccctgcctgcagcagtagtagattcgccatctttaagggcatttaaatggtcattggatagacatatggatgaaaatggaatagtgttggtcagatggattcacaggtcggtgcaacatcgagggccgaagggcatgtactgcgctgtaatgttctaattctaattctaaaatccaTATTTCCCATAGACGCTGGCAACAGCTGCCATCAGCCATCCCGTGAGAAATTGCACCTTTGTTTCCATTGACGTTTCAACTTTTATATTTTTGTATTGCCAGAAATATCAAGTTAATACCGAAAGAGAAGCAAAGCATTTTCACCTGAAGATTAACCAGTTTAGTCCAGACCGTTGTCTCTGAGCACTTCACAAGAATCAGGGTTCCAGAGAAAGGTAGCTCTGTACTGCTGGTATTGAAAAGGGTCCTGATCATTCATTAATTGAAAAAATGTATTTTCTATTGTTGAATTAGACTACATGCTCAACATCAATGATGAAATAAAGCCAGAAAGAATGGCAATACTCACCACGTCTGGCAGCTTATGCAGCTAGGGAAACAGAGGTAAAATTTCAGGCCGTTAACCTTTTACCAGTAACTTTCACTCTGCCTGAGATCTGAGAGAAGTTATCAGGGCCAGTGATTGCCTCGTAGGCTCTCTGCTGGTGAGGGTGCTGTTCAAAAGTCACCTCTGTAGGAAATCAATTAGTTATTAAGTAGCGTTCTATGCACAGTTATTGTTTGGCTTCCAACCAGTAACTTGACTATTTAAACTTGATGAGATGGCAGAGAAATGTGACAGTTATCTAGGATAACTAATAGTCTTTTAAAACTATGTTTGGATGCAGAACAAATGGCGTCTCCATTGATCGCTAAATGTAGGAGAAATACCACAGGGCAAGGCTTTGCATGTGATTATTTGGTCATACTGAAACAGATAGGTTTTTGTTAAATGTAAATACTGCACATGAAAATTGAAATCTAAATGAAGCATGCCGAAAATCACATCTATGGAATTCATAGGTTATGGACAATGTAGGTTTAATACACGCCAATTCAAGATTTCCCCAGTGCTTGGGAAATAAATGGTAGGGATAATCCCCGTCGTTGTATTTGAAATCTCAACTTCCAACAGACCTGGCGGAAAAAGGGCAGCATCAATtgaagctggaatagagagagagagacagagagagacagatagagagagagagagaagcaacaaaACGGATTATGGGAAATGCATTTAGCTGGTGGAAGAAATGGATAAAGACATGTATATGAACTGGGATTTTGTAAAACTGTCACTTGATTGAACCTTTCCCTTTGGCTGGTTTTCCCGTTATTTGATTCTCTAGCTCCATTCAAGATTAATCTCTCTGCAACCCACCAGACACACCATAAATTCCCTAGATCTCCGAGGGATATATTTTGTCCTGATTCTCCCTCCACTgtctttctctccatttcagagttgcCTGAAAGTACAGGGTGGTTATCAGTATTGGTTGACCGTGAAAGATTAGATTGGTAAGGTGGATAAATTAAAGAGTAAAGAGGATAGGAGAGTCGGGCTGGTAAGTGTGATTTCGTTGCTTCGTTTTCCGTTTTGTTCCCCCCTTTGAATTCATTATTAATCGTATTGCAGTCTCTTACCTTCGCTCCACATTCCATTTTACATCTTGTTTATCTTTGGTCCACATCAATGTCCAGGCAGCAGCAGCACGTTTTGTTACTATAGCGCCTTTGAAGGAATAAAACTTTCCTCggaccttcacaggagcattagaaagaAAACAAATGTGACTCCGAGCCACGGAAGGAAATAATGGCATTCTTTAAGAAATATCATAAAGGAGCAAAGCGAGTTAGAGAGGTGAATAGATTTCGAAGGGAATTTCAGATATCAGAACCCAGGCAGTGAATGCACGGTCGCGAATTGTGGAGCAATTATTATCAACGATGAACAAGCGGCCAGGATTGGAGGAGACCAGAGATCTGGAAAGATTTTCGAGCTGGTGGAAGCTAAAGAGTTAAGGAGGGGCGAGGCAATCGAGGGAAtttaaaacaaggctgagaattttacaaTAGAGGCGTTGTTTGGCAGGCAACCatgataggtcagtgagcacaagggtgatagggaagcgggacttagtgcgagtaaagccatcagcagcagagttttgaatgacttcaagttGACAGAAGAatgaatgtgggaggccagtcaggcgtgtattggaatagtcaagtctggcggTAACgatggaatggatgagggtttcagcagcagcagatgagttgagggaaAGACTGAGGAAAGATTCAGCAGCAACAGCCGAGTTGGGCAATGGAGAGAAGTTTaaatagtgatggtgcagatatgtggttacTCCTCATCAGTTATAACATTGACGTTGTGAACAGTCTTGTTCAATGTCAGACAATTGTCAGGGAGTGGTTTGGAACTGATGGCTAGGGAACGGAGATGTGATGGGGGAGAAGGCAATTGTTTCACTCttactaatatttaattggaggaaatgctgTTCATcatggatatcagacaagcagtgtgataatttaAGGCGGTGCAGGAGTTGACAGATGTGCTAGTGATGTAAAGCTTGGTGTTGTCAAGGAAATTTGGAAAATGATGCAGCATGTCAATGAGATTTGTGAGCGGGTAAAGGATAGAtaattgagggacaccagaggtaacggtgctggAGCAGAATGAGTAGACTTTGCAGGTAATTATTTGGCGGCAATTGGAAGGGTAAGAATGAGACCCAGTGACAGCAGTACTCTCCATCTGGATTCTCATATTAAACTTGTCTTGCTCTGTTCCTCCTTCATGTAATCTCTTTCCGAAGCAACTCACTTTGTTGTTGCTTTatcagtattttccacagtcttacaTATTCCCTCAATCTTTTATTTAACTCAGTTTTCATACAATTCAGTTCACTTACGGTAACTTCTTCATTTTAGTTTGCCTCAGTGTAACTCCAGAGCAGTTTTGTGTACAGAACTAGTTACAATTAACAAAGGCAACATCAAACCAGGAATTAGTGCCAAGGGTCGGGGACTGCGACTCACCTTGGGATGGTCTAATGATAATtatctttcctctctcttgcagtgaACTTGctagcgattgtgatcctgtcccgtggaaagtgcggtctctccaaatgtgtcactcattacttggtggccatggcagtggcggatctaatggtcgtGATCATTGAAGTCATATTGAAGCGGATTAACAATATTTACTTCCCAATAAATGTCTTGTTCATCACTCCCATATGTGCCATGAAACTTGTCACGAAAATTGCAGCACTGGACTGCTCCGTCTGGTTCAcggttgctttcacctttgatcgctttgtagccatttgttgtccgaatctcaaacaaaggcattgTACCCAGAGAACGGCGAACAAGGTTTTAGCGACTGTGTGTGTGCTCGGCTGCCTGAGAAGCATCCCCTTTTATTTCATGTATGAACCCCAACTTCTAATTAACAACATTGCATACTTCTGCATTGAAACCTCTGCCTATTGCACTTCGCCCTTATGGGCGGCGTACGAGTGGTTTGACAGTATTTTAACACCTTTAGTGCCGATCCTTTTGATCCTTCTGTTAAATGCTCTCACTGTCAAACATATTATAAAGTCCAATATAGTCCGCAGGGCGCTCCTCAGCAGCATCAATAACCAAAATGATCCAGAGAGTGAGAACCGGAAGAGgtcaatgatcttgctctttactatATCTGGTAATTTTATTCTTCTCTGGATGACATATGTTGTGCATTCCCTAAGGTGGCGGGTGAAAAACTACAATTATACAGACAGATACTACAGTAACCCAATATACATCAACCAGCAAACGGGATACATGCTTCAGCTTCTCAGTTCTTGCACTAACACGTGTATCTATGGGTTgacgcagagaaaattcagagaagagctgaagaatggaATGAAATACTTGATTACACTGAATGGGAGACTATATAAATAGCAAGCAATTGGCAGAAAGATGCATCAAGCTGTGTAGATTGCAATCCATACCCTTCTTCTGTCCCATAACACCAGGCTGTCAGGTGATGGCAggaaacaggctgactctcttgagAGAGGGAACTGGCCAATAAACCACCTAGCCAGCAGAATGCATTTGCATTGGGTATGCTGCCTGCAGTGCATATCCAATAGAACGAATAAACATTAGTATCTGAATTACAACAGAGCCAATATTGATAACTCGGAACAGAGGGTGAAAAACTGGGAAAACATCTGGTCACTGCAAAGCATGTAACAATAATGCCCATTGAACACCATCTTGTAAATGTAAAATGTTCAAATATAATGCACACTGGCCCACATCAGATAATTCTGAAGGCCTTAGTGATCATGCAGATTGTATCTGTTAAGTGTGAACCATTAATAATAACAGACACTTAGACCACATCGACTAAATGGGGAGTGTCAACTAATAATGCGCGCTGCACCACAGCTGGTAAATGTGGAGTGTTCAATGTTAATGCACACTGGATCGCATCTCATAAAAATGAAGCAGTTAATAATCATGGACacgggaccacatctggtaaatgcgaaACATTGAATAATAAGGTACTCTGGACCCACATatggtaaatgtgaagcaatagTAATAACAAACACTGGACCACATATGGTAAACGAGAAGTAATAGTaataataaacactggaccacatctggtaaatgtgaagcaatagtaataataaacactggaccacatctggtacatGTGACGCAATAGTACtaataaacactggaccacatctggtaaatgtgaaccatttaattatATTgcgcactggaccacatctggtaaacgtcAACTGTTCAATAATGATGCACACTGCGTTCAATGATATTGTAAACTGGAACTTGTGAGGTGTTTAGTAATtttaattctttcaggggatgtgggcaccgctggcaagaATAACATTTTTTGCCCACCcataattgcccttggcaactgaatggcttgcaaggccagttagttaagagccaaccacatttctTTGGGTCTcgactcatagagtcataaagttatacagcacagcaacaggcccttcggcccatcgtgtccacgccggccatccagcacccaactattctaatcccaaattcctgcacttggcccgcagccttgctgTGGCAGTTTAAGTGCTCATATGTAcagcagagcaggtaaggacagtagactcTTTGCCTAAAGgatattattgaaccagatgggcttttacaacaatcactgACAGTTTTACACCTCCAGGACTAAGACGAGCATTTAATTGCTGGATTTTACTAATGAGCTTAAATCACATTCCAGCTACTGACATGGTGGGGTTTGAACATGTGTCATCAGGAAATTCGACTAAGTCTTTACAGCACTAGTTCCGTGGCGTTACTACCATGTCACCACATCCCAGATGCACCGGGCCTAATGTGACAAATTTGAAACTtttaatgat from Heterodontus francisci isolate sHetFra1 unplaced genomic scaffold, sHetFra1.hap1 HAP1_SCAFFOLD_409, whole genome shotgun sequence encodes the following:
- the LOC137367003 gene encoding probable G-protein coupled receptor 139; the protein is MNKRPGLEETRDLERFSSWWKLKMNLLAIVILSRGKCGLSKCVTHYLVAMAVADLMVVIIEVILKRINNIYFPINVLFITPICAMKLVTKIAALDCSVWFTVAFTFDRFVAICCPNLKQRHCTQRTANKVLATVCVLGCLRSIPFYFMYEPQLLINNIAYFCIETSAYCTSPLWAAYEWFDSILTPLVPILLILLLNALTVKHIIKSNIVRRALLSSINNQNDPESENRKRSMILLFTISGNFILLWMTYVVHSLRWRVKNYNYTDRYYSNPIYINQQTGYMLQLLSSCTNTCIYGLTQRKFREELKNGMKYLITLNGRLYK